The following proteins are co-located in the Castanea sativa cultivar Marrone di Chiusa Pesio chromosome 8, ASM4071231v1 genome:
- the LOC142607860 gene encoding uncharacterized protein LOC142607860 isoform X2 — protein sequence MKQTIMSQLLLLLFSLSLLISSSLAFQSDELLIEEEDLGSEGGFPDLAHIRSSPQPPTTTRKRYSESDQDSKIQFSLEHAFGDSDFSLAGIFNARLKTWNHGAQRCLPRESLDEHFVIHMEGVNILAVNYGAPGACPHPRQLKLPAKWSFKSHTVLKNSEQAPRAPVFSEDILGETAEGEVVPPPERSFWAKYWMYLIPLGLIVMNAITQAMNMPEEQGGGQAQQPGAAVQRGPTPAVRRR from the exons ATGAAGCAAACAATAATGTCTCAGttgttgcttcttcttttttctctctctctattaatCTCCTCATCTCTGGCCTTCCAATCCGATGAACTCCTCAtcgaagaagaggacttgggcTCAGAAGGCGGATTCCCTGATCTCGCCCACATCCGATCATCACCTCAACCTCCAACAACGACCCGGAAGAGGTATTCAGAGTCGGATCAGGATTCGAAGATCCAGTTCTCACTCGAACACGCCTTTGGCGACTCCGATTTCTCTCTTGCTGGCATCTTCAACGCTCGCCTCAAAACTTGGAACCACGGGGCCCAG AGATGTCTTCCAAGAGAAAGCCTGGATGAACATTTTGTTATACACATG gAAGGTGTTAATATCTTGGCCGTAAATTATGGTGCCCCAGGGGCATGTCCACATCCCCGGCAACTGAAACTT CCTGCAAAATGGTCTTTCAAGTCACACACGGTTTTGAAGAACAGTGAGCAGGCACCAAG AGCTCCAGTATTTTCTGAAGATATTCTTGGAGAGACTGCAGAGGGTGAAGTTGTACCGCCACCAGAAAGGTCCTTTTGGGCTAAATAT TGGATGTACCTGATCCCTCTTGGACTGATCGTCATGAATGCCATAACCCAAGCAATGAATATGCCGGAAGAACAAGGTGGTGGCCAAGCACAGCAGCCAGGGGCTGCAGTCCAGCGAGGGCCAACTCCTGCTGTGCGGAGAAGATGA
- the LOC142608210 gene encoding uncharacterized protein LOC142608210 has protein sequence MRNMRYISELRRKIRRLEQEDAELKQRLNMILADFDENITENNQLAYLQQEVEHKLQAQESLNCAMEEENNELRRIIGQQQLLPGGDVNTNPIEPSTNQAEENAHDADPKPKE, from the exons ATGAGGAATATGCGCTATATTTCTGAACTGCGGAGAAAGATACGAAGACTGGAACAGGAAGATGCTGAATTGAAACAAAGACTGAACatgattttg GCTGACTTTGATGAGAATATAACTGAAAACAACCAGCTTGCCTATCTTCAACAGGAAGTGGAGCACAAACTTCAAGCGCAAGAAT CACTCAATTGTGCTATGGAGGAGGAGAACAATGAGCTGAGACGAATTATTGGCCAACAGCAGCTACTACCAGGTGGGGATGTGAACACCAACCCCATTGAGCCTTCTACAAACCAAGCTGAGGAGAATGCTCATGATGCTGACCCAAAGCCGAAGGAGTGA
- the LOC142605847 gene encoding L10-interacting MYB domain-containing protein-like, whose product MVKIKETSNSNPKPSKNSSSVRAIWTSRQTTIFCEACVDEVFKGNRPSTCFNKKGWNNIIEAFEKNTGKKYSRDKFKHKWDGLKKEWILWNKLIGSETGLGWDAAKGTISATDEWWERKLMEVPDAAKFREKGLENVELLDIMFKDIAATGELAWAPTSGVLPDDIETRKEGLGEMSTDTSSPDNNDDDDPNEVETPNPT is encoded by the exons ATGGTTAAGATAAAGGAGACTTCAAATTCCAACCCTAAACCATCCAAAAATAGCTCAAGTGTTAGAGCTATTTGGACATCAAGACAAACAACAATCTTTTGTGAAGCTTGTGTGGATGAGGTATTTAAGGGTAATCGACCTAGTACTTGCTTTAATAAAAAGGGTTGGAATAACATTATAGAAGCTTTTGAGAAGAATACTGGAAAGAAATATTCTAGGGATAAGTTTAAGCATAAGTGGGATGGATTGAAGAAAGAATGGATACTTTGGAACAAGTTAATAGGAAGTGAAACTGGATTGGGATGGGATGCAGCCAAAGGAACAATATCTGCAACTGATGAGTGGTGGGAGAGGAAGCTAATG GAGGTACCTGATGCTGCAAAATTTCGAGAGAAGGGTTTAGAGAATGTAGAGTTATTAGACATCATGTTTAAGGACATTGCAGCCACTGGAGAATTAGCATGGGCCCCCACTTCAGGTGTGCTACCTGATGATATTGAGACACGTAAGGAGGGGTTAGGTGAAATGTCTACTGACACATCTTCTCCagataataatgatgatgatgatcctAACGAAGTTGAGACTCCTAACCCTACATAG
- the LOC142607860 gene encoding uncharacterized protein LOC142607860 isoform X1 translates to MKQTIMSQLLLLLFSLSLLISSSLAFQSDELLIEEEDLGSEGGFPDLAHIRSSPQPPTTTRKRYSESDQDSKIQFSLEHAFGDSDFSLAGIFNARLKTWNHGAQTLTKLRFSRNDFTEVDKERFQNLLKGDDFYRIRLPSNVLSSPGREYVISSVKARCLPRESLDEHFVIHMEGVNILAVNYGAPGACPHPRQLKLPAKWSFKSHTVLKNSEQAPRAPVFSEDILGETAEGEVVPPPERSFWAKYWMYLIPLGLIVMNAITQAMNMPEEQGGGQAQQPGAAVQRGPTPAVRRR, encoded by the exons ATGAAGCAAACAATAATGTCTCAGttgttgcttcttcttttttctctctctctattaatCTCCTCATCTCTGGCCTTCCAATCCGATGAACTCCTCAtcgaagaagaggacttgggcTCAGAAGGCGGATTCCCTGATCTCGCCCACATCCGATCATCACCTCAACCTCCAACAACGACCCGGAAGAGGTATTCAGAGTCGGATCAGGATTCGAAGATCCAGTTCTCACTCGAACACGCCTTTGGCGACTCCGATTTCTCTCTTGCTGGCATCTTCAACGCTCGCCTCAAAACTTGGAACCACGGGGCCCAG ACACTAACAAAGCTGCGTTTTTCGAGGAATGATTTTACTGAGGTGGACAAGGAGAGGTTTCAA AATCTACTGAAAGGAGATGACTTCTATAGGATAAGATTGCCATCCAATGTTTTGAGCTCCCCTGGGAGGGAATACGTTATATCCTCTGTGAAAGCA AGATGTCTTCCAAGAGAAAGCCTGGATGAACATTTTGTTATACACATG gAAGGTGTTAATATCTTGGCCGTAAATTATGGTGCCCCAGGGGCATGTCCACATCCCCGGCAACTGAAACTT CCTGCAAAATGGTCTTTCAAGTCACACACGGTTTTGAAGAACAGTGAGCAGGCACCAAG AGCTCCAGTATTTTCTGAAGATATTCTTGGAGAGACTGCAGAGGGTGAAGTTGTACCGCCACCAGAAAGGTCCTTTTGGGCTAAATAT TGGATGTACCTGATCCCTCTTGGACTGATCGTCATGAATGCCATAACCCAAGCAATGAATATGCCGGAAGAACAAGGTGGTGGCCAAGCACAGCAGCCAGGGGCTGCAGTCCAGCGAGGGCCAACTCCTGCTGTGCGGAGAAGATGA